A window from Jannaschia sp. S6380 encodes these proteins:
- a CDS encoding DUF2853 family protein — translation MSKRDELIGKYADEIRSKIGQEPDMDLLRKVTIGCGPSIYNRDSATVATSQPKEMETVKNNFLIRKLGLSDGPKLDDAIDKAAETYGKSNATKYRAVFYYLLVKHFGKENVYA, via the coding sequence ATGAGCAAGCGCGACGAGCTTATCGGGAAGTACGCCGACGAGATCCGCAGCAAGATCGGGCAGGAGCCCGACATGGACCTGCTGCGCAAGGTGACCATTGGATGCGGGCCTTCGATCTACAACCGCGACAGCGCGACCGTTGCCACGAGCCAGCCCAAGGAAATGGAGACGGTCAAGAATAACTTCCTGATCCGGAAGCTTGGCTTGTCGGACGGTCCCAAGCTGGACGACGCCATCGACAAGGCGGCGGAAACCTATGGCAAATCGAACGCCACCAAGTATCGCGCGGTGTTCTACTATCTCCTCGTCAAGCATTTCGGGAAAGAGAACGTTTACGCCTGA
- the msrP gene encoding protein-methionine-sulfoxide reductase catalytic subunit MsrP, with amino-acid sequence MIKPQLTRADVTPEGYWWSRRRLIAAMGAGSIAAGFGPGLRAQEELEPNTWEQITNYNNFYEFGTGKGDPAENAQDMRTDPWRVTVDGLVENPGEYDLAELIGDIPTEERIYRFRCVEAWSMVIPWNGFELNRLLAKIGVRPEAGYVRFETAVLPDVMEGVRYPILDWPYVEGLRMDEAMHPLTIMATGIYGRPIPNQNGAPMRLVVPWKYGFKGIKSIVRISLTEEQPLNTWQQSNPNEYGFYANVNPEVDHPRWSQASERVIGAGLFGGRIDTLPFNGYADQVASLYEGMDLRENF; translated from the coding sequence ATGATCAAGCCGCAGCTGACCCGAGCCGACGTGACGCCCGAAGGATACTGGTGGAGCCGCCGGCGTCTGATCGCGGCGATGGGGGCGGGGTCGATCGCGGCGGGGTTCGGGCCTGGCCTGCGCGCGCAGGAAGAGCTGGAGCCCAACACCTGGGAGCAGATCACGAACTACAACAACTTCTACGAGTTCGGAACGGGCAAGGGCGATCCGGCCGAGAACGCGCAGGACATGCGGACCGACCCGTGGCGCGTCACGGTGGACGGCTTGGTCGAGAATCCGGGCGAGTATGATCTGGCCGAGCTGATCGGCGACATTCCGACGGAAGAACGGATCTATCGGTTCCGCTGTGTCGAGGCCTGGTCGATGGTCATTCCGTGGAACGGCTTCGAGCTGAACAGGCTGTTGGCGAAGATTGGCGTTCGGCCCGAGGCAGGGTATGTCCGCTTCGAGACGGCCGTCCTGCCCGACGTGATGGAAGGCGTGCGCTATCCGATCCTGGATTGGCCCTATGTGGAGGGGCTGCGGATGGACGAGGCGATGCATCCGCTGACGATCATGGCCACGGGCATCTACGGGCGGCCGATCCCGAACCAGAACGGTGCGCCGATGCGCCTGGTCGTGCCTTGGAAATACGGCTTCAAGGGCATCAAGTCGATCGTGCGGATCAGCCTGACCGAGGAGCAGCCGCTGAACACCTGGCAACAGTCGAACCCGAACGAGTACGGCTTTTACGCGAACGTGAACCCCGAGGTGGATCACCCGCGCTGGTCCCAGGCAAGTGAGCGCGTGATCGGCGCTGGCCTGTTCGGCGGCCGGATCGATACGTTGCCGTTTAACGGATATGCCGATCAGGTCGCGTCGCTCTACGAGGGCATGGACCTTCGTGAGAACTTCTGA
- a CDS encoding TRAP transporter small permease, whose product MKRYLGPLERHFEEAVCCIALSVMAICVFLQVIMRYVFGSALQWSEEIAAIAMVWAVYMGASLCVRERFHIRIMAGIMLLPQPITKAFVLLADLMAAAYCVMMLIVSWQYLAVLARFTSRTPSLGIDEFYPQSILVIGYTLILLRLVQIYVIWARGGGRGVPGMRAEHEDTGEMR is encoded by the coding sequence ATGAAGCGATATCTCGGTCCGCTCGAACGGCATTTCGAAGAGGCCGTCTGCTGCATCGCCCTGTCGGTGATGGCGATCTGCGTCTTCCTACAGGTCATCATGCGCTACGTCTTCGGATCGGCGCTGCAATGGAGCGAGGAAATCGCCGCCATCGCGATGGTCTGGGCGGTCTACATGGGCGCTTCGCTCTGCGTGCGCGAGCGATTTCACATCCGCATCATGGCCGGGATCATGCTGCTGCCTCAACCGATCACCAAGGCGTTCGTGCTGCTCGCCGACCTGATGGCGGCGGCCTACTGCGTCATGATGCTGATCGTCTCATGGCAGTATCTGGCGGTGCTGGCGCGGTTCACGTCGCGCACGCCCAGCCTCGGCATCGACGAGTTCTACCCCCAGAGTATCCTGGTGATCGGCTACACGCTGATCCTTCTGCGTCTCGTCCAGATCTACGTGATATGGGCGCGCGGCGGGGGGCGGGGCGTGCCGGGGATGCGCGCCGAGCACGAGGACACGGGCGAGATGCGATGA
- a CDS encoding amidohydrolase family protein: MLDTILAGGLLHDGTGGDPVRTDIGIEGGRIAAIGDLSEADAETRVDLGGLAVAPGFIDLHTHSDFTLMADGRAQSQVHQGVTTEVIGQCGFSAAPARRPEDAKIMSPGFTEGMVDIDWSSFGEYLDHLDAMPLGVNVAAFVGHGSVHRAVLGDALRPADDEELDRMKALVDESIDGGAYGFSTGLEYWPGSLASPEQITELVSVAARREVLYATHVRNRDVHYDIGFGEAISCARAAGARLQISHIQPKHGAPDWAMEHSIEMVEGAKSHGVDIAYDVIPHDWSHTRVMAIMPQWAQEGGVAAVMARLKDKATREKIKANRRPMWRLVLDDGWHRIVLMQSARNPDLVGLTFAEIGARRGVDPYDAALDLLIEEGDEMAHLMWTSQSFSEDQIRLAIAQPDCAIISDTLALAPEGCLKHHIGSLSGYGWAARFLQHYVRDHGVLTLTEGVRRLTSLPAERLGLRDRGTIREGAWADITVFDAEQIESHCDVEAPRRFATGIAHVLVNGIFSMRDGERTAQDGGRVLRSH, encoded by the coding sequence ATGCTCGACACGATCCTCGCAGGCGGCCTCCTCCATGACGGCACGGGGGGCGATCCCGTCCGAACCGATATCGGCATCGAAGGCGGTCGTATCGCCGCCATCGGGGATCTGTCCGAGGCCGACGCCGAGACGCGGGTCGATCTGGGCGGCCTTGCCGTCGCGCCGGGGTTCATCGACCTGCACACCCATTCGGACTTCACGCTGATGGCCGACGGCCGCGCGCAGAGCCAGGTCCATCAGGGCGTCACGACCGAGGTAATCGGCCAATGCGGCTTCTCCGCGGCCCCTGCGCGCCGTCCCGAGGACGCCAAGATAATGTCGCCCGGCTTTACCGAAGGCATGGTCGACATCGACTGGTCCAGCTTCGGCGAGTATCTTGACCACTTGGATGCCATGCCGCTGGGCGTGAACGTCGCGGCCTTCGTCGGCCACGGATCGGTCCACCGCGCCGTCCTCGGCGACGCGCTGCGGCCCGCCGACGACGAGGAGCTGGACCGGATGAAGGCGCTCGTCGACGAGAGCATCGACGGCGGCGCCTACGGGTTCTCGACCGGGCTGGAATACTGGCCCGGCAGCCTTGCCAGCCCCGAGCAGATCACCGAGCTTGTCTCGGTCGCCGCGCGGCGTGAGGTGCTCTACGCGACGCATGTGCGCAATCGCGACGTGCATTACGACATCGGCTTCGGCGAGGCGATCTCCTGCGCACGGGCCGCGGGCGCCCGACTCCAGATCAGTCACATCCAGCCCAAACACGGCGCGCCGGACTGGGCCATGGAGCATTCGATCGAGATGGTGGAGGGCGCCAAGTCGCACGGCGTCGACATCGCCTACGACGTGATCCCGCACGACTGGTCGCATACCCGCGTCATGGCGATCATGCCGCAATGGGCGCAGGAGGGGGGCGTCGCGGCCGTGATGGCCCGCCTGAAGGACAAGGCCACGCGCGAGAAGATCAAGGCCAACCGGCGGCCGATGTGGCGGCTCGTTCTCGACGATGGCTGGCACCGGATCGTGCTGATGCAATCGGCCCGCAACCCGGACCTCGTCGGCCTGACCTTCGCCGAGATCGGGGCGCGGCGTGGCGTCGACCCCTACGATGCGGCCCTCGACCTGCTGATCGAGGAAGGGGACGAGATGGCGCACCTGATGTGGACGTCGCAGAGCTTCTCGGAAGATCAGATCCGCCTCGCCATCGCGCAGCCCGATTGCGCGATCATCTCGGACACCCTGGCGCTCGCGCCCGAAGGCTGCCTCAAGCACCATATCGGCTCTCTCTCGGGCTATGGATGGGCCGCGCGTTTCCTGCAGCACTACGTCCGCGACCACGGCGTGCTGACGCTGACCGAAGGCGTTCGGCGGTTGACCTCGCTGCCCGCCGAACGGCTCGGGCTCCGGGATCGCGGCACGATCCGCGAAGGTGCCTGGGCCGACATCACCGTGTTCGACGCCGAACAGATCGAAAGCCATTGCGACGTCGAGGCCCCGCGCCGCTTCGCCACGGGGATCGCGCATGTCCTCGTCAACGGGATCTTTTCGATGCGGGACGGAGAGCGGACGGCACAGGATGGCGGCAGGGTTCTGCGCTCGCACTGA
- a CDS encoding TRAP transporter large permease: MNELVLLAIVFVALTLIGAPLFAAVGLTTFLALFLIDIPYTLMAQTGYTSLTPFPLLTIPLFVLAGRLMETGGMGTRLIGVATSLVGSYRGSLGLVTVFACMLFAALSGSGPATTAAIGSITVPAMQKDDYPTPFAAAIAAAAGALGSLIPPSNLMIIYGLVSETSIPRLFLAGFIPGVIVTALLMVTVYLIARRHDYGGGGEAFSWGPARRAAWDGKWAIGAPLLILGGIYSGAFTPTEAASVAVFYALFVGVVVHRELTVRKVIEALRFTALMTGLLILLTPTLAFGQLSAFYDVPAAVEALITSFTTNVYVVLILIAIFYIIIGTFMESLAQIILFTAVFLPLVTSLGVDPVAFGILTVITCEIGFLTPPLGGNLNVAARISGISIEAVSVAVLPFILAYCLGLLILIFIPELSLWLPNLFYGPAR, from the coding sequence ATGAACGAACTCGTCCTCCTCGCCATCGTCTTTGTCGCGCTGACGCTGATCGGCGCGCCGCTCTTCGCCGCCGTGGGCCTGACGACGTTCCTGGCGCTCTTCCTGATCGACATCCCCTACACTCTGATGGCGCAGACGGGCTACACGAGCCTCACACCTTTCCCGCTGCTGACGATCCCGCTCTTCGTGCTGGCCGGCCGGCTGATGGAGACCGGGGGCATGGGCACGCGGCTCATCGGGGTGGCGACGTCGCTCGTGGGCTCCTACCGGGGCAGCCTTGGGCTGGTGACAGTGTTCGCCTGCATGCTCTTCGCCGCGCTTTCGGGCTCGGGGCCCGCGACCACGGCGGCCATCGGCTCGATCACTGTGCCGGCAATGCAGAAGGACGATTATCCGACCCCCTTCGCCGCCGCCATCGCCGCCGCGGCCGGCGCGCTCGGCAGTCTCATTCCGCCTTCGAACCTGATGATCATCTACGGCCTTGTCTCCGAGACGTCGATCCCGCGCCTGTTCCTCGCGGGGTTCATCCCCGGCGTCATCGTCACCGCGCTGCTGATGGTGACGGTCTATCTGATCGCACGGCGGCACGACTACGGCGGCGGTGGCGAGGCGTTCTCCTGGGGGCCGGCGCGGCGGGCGGCCTGGGACGGCAAATGGGCCATCGGCGCGCCGCTCCTGATCCTGGGCGGCATCTATTCGGGTGCGTTCACGCCGACCGAGGCCGCATCGGTCGCGGTCTTCTACGCCCTTTTCGTCGGCGTCGTGGTCCACAGGGAACTGACCGTCCGCAAGGTGATCGAGGCGCTGCGCTTCACCGCCCTGATGACGGGGCTTCTGATCCTGCTGACGCCGACGCTGGCCTTCGGTCAGCTCTCGGCGTTCTACGACGTGCCGGCGGCGGTCGAGGCGCTGATCACGTCCTTCACCACCAACGTCTATGTCGTGCTGATCCTGATCGCGATCTTCTACATCATCATCGGCACCTTCATGGAGAGCCTGGCGCAGATCATCCTGTTCACCGCGGTGTTCCTGCCGCTGGTGACGTCGCTGGGCGTCGATCCCGTGGCCTTCGGCATCCTGACCGTCATCACCTGCGAGATCGGCTTCCTGACGCCGCCGCTGGGCGGCAACCTCAACGTGGCGGCACGCATCTCTGGAATCTCGATCGAGGCGGTGTCGGTGGCCGTCCTGCCGTTCATCCTCGCCTACTGTCTTGGTCTGCTGATCCTGATCTTCATCCCCGAGCTATCGCTGTGGTTGCCGAACCTGTTCTACGGCCCCGCGCGCTGA
- a CDS encoding LysR family transcriptional regulator: METGLRRLRYFRILAATLNFRRAAVALGITQPALSRAISQLEEEVGAALFTRSNRQVALTAAGQSFLKGCARTLDALETAIDETRRVSRGLSGTLTIGYTDTVIAGRLPDVIEGFCRIAPDVTIRLVQGYTDQQMEMMEAGQLDVAIVTSPGRQLDLETLPLQSDGFMALLPASHELAKSPRIMLRDLALQAFVMGDPDRWAVYNRHLWRYCERAGFDPSVVQTAPESRAIIGLVSCGLGVSIMPESLVSTVDARVVARPIADLETRLESFACWRLAEPSAVLVNFCDFLASTYGTDDPSNHGAGQIHR, encoded by the coding sequence ATGGAAACGGGGCTACGACGGCTACGCTATTTCCGGATCCTCGCGGCGACGCTGAATTTTCGGCGCGCGGCGGTGGCCCTCGGGATTACGCAGCCCGCGCTGAGCCGCGCGATCTCGCAGCTTGAGGAGGAGGTCGGCGCCGCGCTTTTCACGCGTTCGAACCGGCAGGTCGCGCTGACCGCGGCGGGCCAATCCTTCCTGAAGGGATGCGCGCGCACGCTGGACGCGCTCGAAACGGCCATCGATGAAACGCGCCGGGTCTCCCGCGGGCTCTCCGGGACGCTGACCATAGGCTATACCGACACCGTCATCGCCGGTCGCCTGCCCGACGTCATCGAGGGGTTTTGCCGCATCGCCCCCGATGTCACGATCCGCCTCGTACAGGGCTACACAGATCAGCAGATGGAAATGATGGAGGCGGGCCAGCTCGACGTGGCGATCGTCACCTCTCCCGGACGGCAGCTCGATCTCGAGACCCTGCCACTACAATCCGATGGTTTCATGGCGCTCCTCCCGGCGTCGCACGAGTTGGCGAAAAGCCCGCGGATCATGCTGCGCGATCTCGCGTTGCAGGCTTTCGTCATGGGCGACCCGGACCGCTGGGCCGTCTACAACCGGCATCTCTGGCGGTATTGCGAACGGGCGGGCTTCGACCCGTCCGTCGTGCAGACGGCACCGGAATCCCGGGCGATCATCGGTCTGGTCAGCTGCGGTCTGGGCGTCAGCATCATGCCGGAATCCCTGGTCTCCACCGTCGACGCCCGGGTCGTGGCCCGTCCGATCGCCGATCTGGAAACCCGGCTGGAGAGCTTCGCCTGCTGGCGGCTGGCCGAACCCTCCGCCGTTCTCGTAAACTTCTGCGACTTCCTCGCATCGACGTATGGAACGGACGACCCCTCGAACCACGGAGCCGGGCAAATTCATCGCTGA
- a CDS encoding glycosyl transferase, with protein sequence MKWGTKYGPEYVNRLYGMIARNITPPFSVTVLTDDPRGLRPELRSATIPDVGVDMPKGVPGKWPKSALWGKELAGLSGPVLFMDLDVVVTGSLDDFFSHGDPDEVILSRNAAKPFHRLGQTSLFRFPVGKLAPMQQKFRDDPQGMGERYRYEQNYVTQNAPGGVTFWPRQWVRHFRIQCVPTFPLNFFLAPPRPRNARVVIFAGHLNPPDAIAGRWNRKEEARTIGQHIRHALTARKGYKGLRSYVKPTPWVAEAWRE encoded by the coding sequence ATGAAATGGGGAACGAAATACGGGCCGGAATACGTCAACCGGCTCTATGGCATGATCGCGCGCAACATCACGCCCCCGTTCAGCGTGACCGTCCTGACCGATGATCCGCGCGGTCTCCGCCCGGAGCTCCGATCAGCGACCATCCCGGATGTCGGGGTCGACATGCCGAAGGGGGTGCCGGGCAAGTGGCCGAAATCGGCGCTGTGGGGTAAGGAACTCGCCGGACTGTCGGGGCCGGTCCTCTTCATGGATCTCGATGTCGTGGTGACCGGATCCCTCGACGATTTCTTCTCCCATGGCGATCCCGACGAGGTCATCCTGTCCCGCAATGCGGCAAAACCGTTTCACCGCCTGGGACAGACATCCCTGTTCCGGTTTCCGGTGGGCAAGCTGGCCCCTATGCAACAAAAGTTCCGCGACGACCCGCAGGGCATGGGGGAGCGGTACCGGTACGAGCAGAATTACGTCACCCAAAATGCGCCTGGTGGCGTGACGTTCTGGCCGCGGCAGTGGGTTCGGCACTTTCGGATTCAATGTGTGCCGACCTTCCCGCTGAACTTCTTCCTGGCGCCGCCGAGGCCGCGGAATGCCCGGGTGGTCATTTTCGCCGGTCACCTGAACCCGCCGGACGCGATCGCCGGTCGCTGGAACCGCAAGGAGGAGGCACGAACGATCGGCCAGCACATTCGCCATGCCTTGACCGCGCGAAAGGGCTACAAAGGCTTGCGAAGCTATGTGAAACCGACGCCATGGGTCGCGGAGGCATGGCGCGAATGA
- a CDS encoding TRAP transporter substrate-binding protein, which translates to MTSASRLACAAILLAAPVAAQEKTMNVGFSTPLDSDYGVLASRFEELVEEYTDGAIDVKLRCCGQIASEDDAFKAMQLGTVDAYFVSQNNVSPHWPLMDVFVLPYTFEDTDHLVAVAGGPVGDTIREQLREATSVHLLTFGGPSYRDFFNSERPVETMADMEGLKIRVPKNEVMLATFEAFGAEPVPLAWSETPTALQTGTIDGGDNGTNVIQEMKFYEFAPYLTVLDHFAGFAPLLASDRFMSGLDDAQREAVMRAAREAGEFHTEYMIGRIEEVREWLSTEGGMSITRPDRAAFIEAAQTVQESFAAERGEDFKALLDEIRAAAD; encoded by the coding sequence ATGACATCCGCCTCGCGCCTCGCCTGCGCCGCCATCCTTCTCGCGGCACCGGTCGCCGCGCAGGAGAAGACGATGAATGTCGGATTCTCGACGCCGCTCGACTCCGACTACGGCGTGCTCGCCTCTCGTTTTGAGGAGTTGGTGGAAGAGTATACCGACGGCGCCATCGACGTGAAGCTGCGCTGCTGCGGCCAGATCGCGTCCGAGGACGACGCGTTCAAGGCAATGCAGCTCGGCACCGTCGACGCCTATTTCGTCTCCCAGAACAACGTCTCGCCGCACTGGCCGCTGATGGACGTTTTCGTGCTGCCCTACACGTTCGAGGACACCGACCACCTGGTCGCGGTCGCCGGCGGACCTGTCGGCGACACCATCCGCGAACAGCTCCGGGAAGCCACCAGCGTCCACCTGCTGACCTTCGGCGGCCCGAGCTACCGCGACTTCTTCAATTCCGAGCGCCCCGTCGAGACCATGGCGGACATGGAGGGGCTGAAGATCCGCGTGCCTAAGAACGAGGTCATGCTCGCCACCTTCGAGGCCTTCGGCGCCGAGCCGGTCCCGCTGGCCTGGTCCGAGACCCCGACCGCGCTCCAGACCGGCACGATCGACGGCGGCGACAACGGCACCAACGTCATCCAGGAGATGAAGTTCTACGAATTCGCGCCCTACCTGACGGTGCTCGACCACTTCGCGGGTTTCGCACCTCTCCTGGCTTCGGACCGGTTCATGTCGGGCCTCGACGACGCGCAGCGCGAGGCGGTGATGCGCGCCGCACGCGAGGCGGGCGAGTTCCACACAGAATACATGATCGGCCGCATCGAGGAGGTGCGCGAGTGGCTCTCGACCGAGGGCGGCATGTCGATCACGCGTCCCGATCGCGCGGCCTTCATCGAGGCCGCGCAGACCGTTCAGGAATCGTTCGCCGCCGAGCGCGGCGAGGATTTCAAGGCGCTGCTCGACGAAATCCGCGCCGCCGCCGACTGA
- a CDS encoding protein-methionine-sulfoxide reductase heme-binding subunit MsrQ encodes MSTFAAYGQAISGAARKVPTWPVYMAGVALGAWEIWVGLNAIDPVEALELALGMLSLQFLLASLTITPLMRFARINLVKFRKPLGLLAFGFLTLHFLVWLALDLQLRWGLIGAEIVKRPYLTVGFAAFILLIPLAATSWQGAVRRLGAQAWGRLHRLVYVSVILGGVHFVMQEKVWTTESLLYLGAAILLVGMRLAWIRRW; translated from the coding sequence TTGTCGACCTTCGCCGCATATGGCCAGGCGATTTCCGGGGCCGCGCGCAAGGTGCCCACTTGGCCGGTCTATATGGCGGGGGTCGCCTTGGGGGCCTGGGAGATCTGGGTCGGACTGAACGCCATCGACCCGGTCGAGGCGCTGGAACTGGCGCTGGGAATGTTGTCGCTGCAGTTCCTGCTGGCATCGCTGACGATAACGCCGCTGATGCGTTTCGCGCGCATCAACCTGGTGAAGTTCCGCAAGCCGCTGGGTCTGCTGGCCTTTGGGTTTCTCACGCTTCACTTCCTGGTCTGGCTCGCGCTCGACCTTCAGCTTCGATGGGGGCTGATCGGCGCCGAGATCGTCAAGCGACCGTACCTGACCGTGGGGTTCGCGGCCTTCATCCTGCTGATACCGCTGGCCGCAACGTCCTGGCAGGGGGCGGTCCGGCGGCTGGGCGCGCAGGCCTGGGGGCGCCTGCACCGACTGGTCTATGTGTCGGTGATCCTCGGCGGCGTGCATTTCGTCATGCAGGAAAAGGTCTGGACGACGGAATCGCTTCTCTACCTCGGGGCTGCGATTCTGCTGGTCGGGATGCGACTCGCCTGGATTCGTCGTTGGTAG
- the clpB gene encoding ATP-dependent chaperone ClpB: MNLEKFTERARGFLQAAQTIATREEHQQLMPEHLLKAIMDDDQGMAANLIAAAGGSPERVREAVELAVSRLPKVSGDAGQVYLSRELTRVLDEAEKVAKKAGDSFVPVERVLMALAMVKSRAKDALDAGAVNAQSLNAAINDVRKGRTADSASAEDGYDALNKYARDLTEAAREGRIDPIIGRDEEIRRAMQVLSRRTKNNPVLIGDPGVGKTAIAEGLALRIVDGDVPESLRDKRLMSLDMGALIAGAKYRGEFEERLKAVLNEVTAAAGEVILFIDEMHTLVGAGKSDGAMDAANLIKPALARGELHCIGATTLDEYRKYVEKDAALARRFQPLMIEEPTVEDTVSILRGIKEKYELHHGVRISDSALVTAATLSNRYITDRFLPDKAIDLIDEAASRLRMEVDSKPEELDALDRDILQKQIEVEALRKEEDSASRDRREKLERELAELQERSSEMTAAWQAERDKLESARDLKERLDHARVELDQAKREGDFGRAGELQYGRIPDLERQLAEAESREGDMMVEEAVRPEQIASVVERWTGIPTSRMLEGEREKLLRMEEALGRRVIGQRTAVTAVANAVRRARAGLNDEARPLGSFLFLGPTGVGKTELTKALAEFLFDDDGAMVRIDMSEFMEKHSVARLIGAPPGYVGYDEGGVLTEAVRRRPYQVVLFDEVEKAHPDVFNVLLQVLDDGVLTDGQGRTVDFKQTLIILTSNLGAQALSQLPDGADAGQAKRDVMDAVRAHFRPEFLNRLDETIIFDRLGRADMDGIVDIQIARLTKRLAGRNIALQLDEGAKAWLADEGYDPVFGARPLKRAIQRTLQNPLAEMLLAGDIGDDSVVPVRAGDSGLIIGDRVAVSERQPPEDAVVH; encoded by the coding sequence ATGAACCTGGAGAAATTTACCGAACGAGCGCGTGGCTTCCTGCAGGCCGCGCAGACGATCGCCACGCGCGAGGAGCATCAGCAGTTGATGCCCGAACATCTGCTCAAGGCGATCATGGATGACGATCAGGGTATGGCCGCGAACCTGATTGCCGCCGCCGGGGGATCCCCGGAGAGAGTCCGAGAGGCTGTTGAACTGGCCGTGTCGCGCCTGCCGAAGGTATCGGGCGACGCGGGGCAGGTCTATCTCTCGCGAGAACTGACGCGGGTTCTGGACGAAGCGGAGAAGGTTGCCAAGAAAGCGGGTGACAGCTTCGTGCCGGTCGAACGCGTGCTGATGGCGCTGGCGATGGTGAAGTCGCGGGCCAAGGACGCACTGGATGCGGGTGCGGTGAACGCGCAATCGCTGAATGCGGCGATCAACGACGTCCGCAAGGGGCGGACCGCCGACAGCGCGAGCGCGGAAGACGGCTATGATGCCCTGAACAAGTATGCCCGCGATCTGACCGAAGCGGCGCGTGAAGGCCGCATCGACCCGATCATCGGACGCGATGAGGAGATCCGGCGTGCGATGCAGGTCCTGTCGCGTCGGACCAAGAACAACCCGGTTCTGATCGGCGATCCGGGCGTCGGCAAGACCGCGATCGCCGAGGGCCTGGCCCTGCGCATCGTCGACGGCGATGTCCCGGAGAGCCTTCGGGACAAGCGGCTGATGTCCCTGGACATGGGCGCCTTGATTGCCGGCGCGAAGTATCGTGGCGAGTTCGAAGAGCGGTTGAAGGCGGTGCTGAACGAGGTGACCGCCGCGGCGGGCGAGGTGATCCTGTTCATCGACGAGATGCACACGCTGGTGGGCGCGGGCAAGTCGGACGGCGCGATGGATGCGGCGAACCTGATCAAGCCCGCACTGGCGCGGGGCGAGCTGCACTGCATCGGCGCAACGACGCTGGACGAGTACCGCAAGTATGTCGAGAAGGATGCGGCGCTGGCACGTCGGTTCCAGCCGTTGATGATCGAGGAGCCGACCGTAGAGGATACGGTCAGCATCCTGCGGGGCATCAAGGAGAAGTACGAACTGCACCACGGGGTGCGGATATCGGACTCGGCATTGGTGACTGCGGCGACCCTGTCGAACCGCTACATCACGGATCGGTTCCTGCCCGACAAGGCGATCGACCTGATCGACGAGGCGGCGAGCCGGTTGCGTATGGAGGTGGACTCGAAGCCCGAGGAACTGGACGCGTTGGACCGCGACATCCTGCAGAAGCAGATCGAGGTCGAGGCGCTGCGCAAGGAAGAGGACTCGGCCTCGCGCGACCGCCGGGAGAAGCTGGAGCGCGAACTCGCCGAACTGCAGGAGAGATCGTCGGAGATGACCGCTGCCTGGCAGGCCGAGCGCGACAAGCTGGAATCCGCGCGCGATCTCAAGGAACGGTTGGACCACGCCCGGGTGGAGTTGGACCAGGCCAAGCGCGAGGGCGACTTCGGCCGTGCAGGTGAACTGCAATACGGACGCATCCCAGATCTGGAGCGTCAGCTGGCCGAGGCCGAGAGCCGCGAAGGCGACATGATGGTCGAGGAGGCCGTACGCCCCGAGCAGATCGCAAGCGTGGTCGAGCGTTGGACCGGCATTCCCACGTCCCGCATGCTGGAAGGCGAGCGCGAGAAGCTGCTGCGCATGGAGGAGGCGTTGGGCCGCCGCGTGATCGGGCAGCGTACCGCCGTGACGGCGGTCGCGAACGCGGTCCGCCGCGCGCGGGCCGGTCTGAACGACGAGGCACGGCCGCTGGGGTCGTTCCTGTTCCTCGGGCCGACGGGCGTCGGCAAGACCGAGCTGACCAAGGCGCTGGCCGAGTTCCTGTTCGACGATGACGGCGCGATGGTCCGCATCGACATGAGCGAATTCATGGAGAAGCACTCGGTCGCCCGCCTGATCGGCGCGCCCCCGGGCTATGTCGGCTATGACGAGGGCGGGGTGCTGACAGAAGCGGTGCGGCGCCGGCCTTATCAGGTCGTGTTGTTCGACGAGGTCGAGAAGGCGCATCCGGACGTGTTCAACGTGCTGCTGCAGGTGCTGGACGACGGCGTCCTGACCGACGGGCAGGGCCGGACCGTCGACTTCAAGCAGACGCTGATCATCCTGACGTCCAACCTGGGCGCGCAGGCCCTGAGCCAGTTGCCGGACGGCGCCGATGCCGGGCAGGCGAAGCGCGATGTCATGGATGCCGTGCGGGCGCATTTCCGGCCCGAGTTCCTGAACCGGCTGGACGAGACCATCATCTTCGATCGGCTGGGCCGGGCGGACATGGACGGGATCGTGGATATCCAGATCGCGCGTCTGACCAAGCGCCTGGCGGGGCGAAACATCGCCCTGCAGCTGGACGAGGGCGCGAAGGCCTGGCTGGCCGACGAGGGGTACGACCCGGTCTTCGGCGCGCGACCCCTGAAGCGCGCGATCCAGCGGACGCTGCAGAACCCGCTGGCCGAGATGCTGCTGGCCGGTGATATCGGTGACGACAGCGTGGTGCCGGTCCGCGCCGGAGACAGCGGGTTGATCATCGGCGATCGTGTCGCCGTGTCCGAGCGCCAGCCGCCCGAGGATGCGGTCGTACACTGA